A genomic region of Bactrocera dorsalis isolate Fly_Bdor chromosome 3, ASM2337382v1, whole genome shotgun sequence contains the following coding sequences:
- the LOC105233495 gene encoding uncharacterized protein LOC105233495 isoform X2: protein MGLVNIDVELESGTSKQVSYMIKLPIESIQKLFAGHNIFDTERTMYSDVIPELEQMYGEVGVEVKFSPQYYDIETPSEFGVILMEDLRPRGFKNANRFQGFDMEHTKAALKKLAQWHAATAVRVETKGKYPEIVTVGIYTEGLIDAMENMDKTTPNAFYDSVPLYEGSELYMESLEKNRENFYKDFRAVMKADPNEFNVLNHGDFWANNIMFQYDAFGKIKETYFVDFQCERYGSPVNDLYCFLISSISLDVKLKHFDYFIKYYHDNLIECLKLLKYPKKLPALKDIHIALYKYGTWGLYELMGHMSIVLVDPSEAADVNNLMGNTPEGEEFKKSMYRNERFRKHAEAILPWLYNRGVF, encoded by the exons CTGGTACTTCAAAGCAGGTGTCGTACATGATCAAGCTACCCATCGAATCCATACAAAAACTCTTTGCCGGTCATAATATATTTGATACGGAACGCACCATGTACAGTGATGTGATACCGGAGTTGGAGCAAATGTATGGCGAAGTGGGTGTTGAAGTGAAATTCTCACCACAATATTATGACATAGAGACACCATCCGAATTCGGTGTTATACTCATGGAGGATTTACGGCCGCGTGGTTTCAAAAATGCCAACCGCTTTCAGGGTTTCGACATGGAACACACTAAGGCCGCACTAAAAAAGTTGGCACAATGGCATGCCGCCACAGCAGTGCGTGTTGAGACCAAAGGCAAATATCCAGAAATTGTGACTGTGGGCATTTACACCGAAGGTCTAATTGACGCAATGGAAAATATGGATAAAACTACGCCAAATGCATTCTATGACAGTGTGCCCTTGTATGAAGGCAGTGAGTTGTATATGGAGAGTTTG GAAAAAAATCGTGAGAACTTTTACAAGGACTTCCGCGCAGTAATGAAAGCTGATCCGAAtgaatttaatgttttgaatCATGGTGATTTCTGGGCCAACAATATTATGTTTCAATATGATGCTTTTGGTAAAATTAAGGAAACATATTTCGTCGATTTTCAGTGCGAGCGTTATGGTTCACCGGTGAATGATTTGTACTGTTTCCTCATATCTTCCATCAGCCTTGATGTAAAGTTGAAACACTTCGATTACTTTATTAAATACTATCATGACAATTTGATTGAGTGCTTGAAACTGCTGAAATATCCTAAGAAATTACCAGCCTTGAAGGATATCCATATAGCGCTTTATAAGTACGGCACGTGGG GTTTATATGAGCTTATGGGTCATATGTCCATTGTGCTTGTCGATCCGTCGGAAGCTGCAGATGTCAATAATTTAATGGGTAATACGCCTGAGGGTGAAGAGTTTAAAAAATCCATGTACAGAAATGAACGATTTCGTAAACACGCCGAAGCCATATTGCCGTGGCTTTATAATCGTGGTGTGTTTTAG
- the LOC105233495 gene encoding uncharacterized protein LOC105233495 isoform X1, which produces MSTTAVMNGKQQTNELKSAPDARKTEGNEAPNPTRQIPEWLTAELFADLLQKNIPNFKCIKNFAVRPAQAAGENYATLMGLVTIDVELESGTSKQVSYMIKLPIESIQKLFAGHNIFDTERTMYSDVIPELEQMYGEVGVEVKFSPQYYDIETPSEFGVILMEDLRPRGFKNANRFQGFDMEHTKAALKKLAQWHAATAVRVETKGKYPEIVTVGIYTEGLIDAMENMDKTTPNAFYDSVPLYEGSELYMESLEKNRENFYKDFRAVMKADPNEFNVLNHGDFWANNIMFQYDAFGKIKETYFVDFQCERYGSPVNDLYCFLISSISLDVKLKHFDYFIKYYHDNLIECLKLLKYPKKLPALKDIHIALYKYGTWGLYELMGHMSIVLVDPSEAADVNNLMGNTPEGEEFKKSMYRNERFRKHAEAILPWLYNRGVF; this is translated from the exons ATGTCTACGACAGCTGTGATGAATggtaaacaacaaacaaatgagCTTAAAAGCGCGCCGGACGCGAGAAAGACAGAGGGCAATGAGGCGCCAAATCCCACGCGTCAAATCCCCGAGTGGCTGACAGCGGAACTATTTGCAGATCTGCTGCAGAAAAATATACCGAATTTTAAGTGCATTAAAAATTTCGCAGTGCGACCGGCACAAGCTGCTGGCGAAAATTATGCCACACTCATGGGCTTAGTGACTATTGACGTGGAACTGGAGT CTGGTACTTCAAAGCAGGTGTCGTACATGATCAAGCTACCCATCGAATCCATACAAAAACTCTTTGCCGGTCATAATATATTTGATACGGAACGCACCATGTACAGTGATGTGATACCGGAGTTGGAGCAAATGTATGGCGAAGTGGGTGTTGAAGTGAAATTCTCACCACAATATTATGACATAGAGACACCATCCGAATTCGGTGTTATACTCATGGAGGATTTACGGCCGCGTGGTTTCAAAAATGCCAACCGCTTTCAGGGTTTCGACATGGAACACACTAAGGCCGCACTAAAAAAGTTGGCACAATGGCATGCCGCCACAGCAGTGCGTGTTGAGACCAAAGGCAAATATCCAGAAATTGTGACTGTGGGCATTTACACCGAAGGTCTAATTGACGCAATGGAAAATATGGATAAAACTACGCCAAATGCATTCTATGACAGTGTGCCCTTGTATGAAGGCAGTGAGTTGTATATGGAGAGTTTG GAAAAAAATCGTGAGAACTTTTACAAGGACTTCCGCGCAGTAATGAAAGCTGATCCGAAtgaatttaatgttttgaatCATGGTGATTTCTGGGCCAACAATATTATGTTTCAATATGATGCTTTTGGTAAAATTAAGGAAACATATTTCGTCGATTTTCAGTGCGAGCGTTATGGTTCACCGGTGAATGATTTGTACTGTTTCCTCATATCTTCCATCAGCCTTGATGTAAAGTTGAAACACTTCGATTACTTTATTAAATACTATCATGACAATTTGATTGAGTGCTTGAAACTGCTGAAATATCCTAAGAAATTACCAGCCTTGAAGGATATCCATATAGCGCTTTATAAGTACGGCACGTGGG GTTTATATGAGCTTATGGGTCATATGTCCATTGTGCTTGTCGATCCGTCGGAAGCTGCAGATGTCAATAATTTAATGGGTAATACGCCTGAGGGTGAAGAGTTTAAAAAATCCATGTACAGAAATGAACGATTTCGTAAACACGCCGAAGCCATATTGCCGTGGCTTTATAATCGTGGTGTGTTTTAG
- the LOC125777425 gene encoding uncharacterized protein LOC125777425: MSATTDTATNGTAEAIKSATETNTNTNGAAANGAPIAKSQLPEWLNEDLFADLLKKNVPNFKSIKNFTAKVSEGAGENYATLMVSVNLDAELEDGETQNFSYMIKLPIDAVQELLAKNHNIFVTENVIYKDVIPEMEQMYRDAGVDVKFGTKHYDLKTPSKFGIVLMEDLRPHGFKNVNRLEGFDMEHTKAALKKLAQWHAASAVRVEIKGPYPKVVTDGLVNEEFLKMMEEMSKSTTALYMECVRTYEGHEEYYDSLKRNRENFADEFRPLLKIDPNEFNVLNHGDFWANNIMFQYDDAGKLKETYFVDFQMTLYGPPISDLYTLLISSTSLDVKLKHFDYFIKYYHDNLIEYLKLLKYPKKLPTLKEIHIAMLKCGTFVMHTVVGHLSIVLLEPTEAANATNLMGDSEEGIALKKVMYTNSRYRKHIEVLLPWLYRRGAF; the protein is encoded by the exons atgtcagCGACAACAGACACAGCGACAAATGGTACTGCGGAAGCCATTAAAAGCGCAACGGAAACTAATACTAACACTAATGGTGCAGCAGCCAATGGCGCTCCGATTGCTAAGAGTCAACTGCCCGAATGGCTGAATGAGGATCTATTTGCAGATCTGCTGAAGAAAAATGTACCGAATTTTAAGagcattaaaaatttcacaGCCAAAGTCTCGGAAGGCGCTGGCGAAAATTACGCCACACTCATGGTCTCGGTGAATTTAGACGCAGAGCTTGAAG ATggagaaacacaaaatttttcatatatgatCAAACTGCCCATCGACGCGGTGCAGGAATTATTGGCGAAGAATCATAATATATTTGTTACCGAAAATGTCATCTATAAAGATGTGATACCGGAAATGGAGCAAATGTATAGAGATGCGGGTGTTGACGTAAAATTCGGAACAAAACATTACGATCTAAAGACGCCATCCAAATTCGGTATTGTACTCATGGAGGATTTACGTCCCCATGGCTTCAAAAATGTCAACCGGCTTGAGGGTTTCGACATGGAACACACTAAGGCCGCATTGAAAAAGTTGGCACAATGGCACGCCGCCTCAGCGGTACGTGTTGAAATCAAAGGACCATATCCGAAAGTAGTTACTGATGGACTAGTTAATGAGGAATTCTTAAAAATGATGGAAGAGATGAGTAAATCAACTACGGCATTGTATATGGAATGTGTGCGCACGTATGAGGGCCATGAAGAGTACTACGATAGTTTG aaacgAAACCGTGAGAACTTTGCCGACGAATTCCGTCCGCTGTTGAAAATCGATCCAAATGAGTTCAACGTTTTAAATCATGGTGACTTTTGGGCCAACAATATTATGTTCCAATATGATGACGCGGGTAAACTTAAGGAAACATATTTCGTTGACTTTCAGATGACGCTATATGGTCCACCGATAAGTGATCTATATACTTTGCTGATATCGTCAACGAGTCTGGATGTGAAACTAAAGcatttcgattattttattaaatactatCATGATAATTTGATTGAGTACTTGAAATTACTGAAATATCCCAAAAAATTACCCACGCTTAAAGAAATCCATATAGCCATGCTCAAATGTGGTACTTTCG TTATGCACACAGTTGTCGGTCACTTATCCATCGTGCTGCTCGAGCCAACTGAAGCAGCTAATGCAACCAATTTAATGGGCGATTCGGAAGAAGGCATAGCTCTCAAAAAGGTGATGTATACAAATTCACGTTATCGGAAACACATTGAGGTCCTTCTACCTTGGCTTTATCGTCGTGGCGCTTTCTAG